One region of Alosa alosa isolate M-15738 ecotype Scorff River chromosome 1, AALO_Geno_1.1, whole genome shotgun sequence genomic DNA includes:
- the LOC125304306 gene encoding SLAM family member 7-like, with translation MSVTVVLLFLVYTLQTAGSPVYKPTGGSVTLEFQQHQPLKMGSIDFIRWHFGQNNIMKYVPRKDTVVVTYKGGYRHRVEFNNETFSLELKNLQKNDSGLYSGELSAGETDIKVEHELSVLDPVEAPVLSVVYNQSCGDFFNVTVTCRGHDLSLTSTCNNINCTPERETSTDSNLTLSFKDNSITCNHRNPVSSKTAKMEFTQCPDKKSPSQQNGALHLSISVCLSVYVPVVSVMLLVNV, from the exons ATGAGTGTCACTGTTGTGCTGCTTTTTCTGGTCTACACCCTTCAAACAG CTGGATCCCCTGTGTATAAACCAACTGGAGGATCTGTTACTCTGGAGTTCCAGCAGCACCAGCCCCTGAAGATGGGGAGTATAGATTTCATAAGGTGGCACTTTGGCCAAAATAATATAATGAAATATGTACCTCGCAAAGACACTGTTGTAGTCACCTATAAAGGTGGTTATCGTCATCGAGTGGAGTTTAATAATGAGACCTTCTCTCTGGAACTGAAGAACCTGCAGAAGAATGACAGTGGACTCTACAGTGGAGAGCTCAGTGCTGGAGAGACAGACATTAAGGTTGAGCATGAACTCTCAGTTCTGG atccAGTGGAGGCACCTGTCCTGTCTGTTGTCTATAACCAATCTTGTGGTGATTTCTTTAATGTGACAGTGACTTGTAGAGGTCATGACCTCTCTCTGACCTCCACCTGTAACAACATCAACTGCACTCCAGAGCGAGAAACCTCCACTGACTCCAACCTCACCCTCTCTTTTAAAGATAATAGCATCACCTGCAATCATAGGAACCCTGTTAGCtctaaaactgctaaaatggaGTTCACACAGTGTCCAG ACAAGAAATCTCCCTCACAACAAAATGGAGCTTTGCACTTGAGCATATCTGTATGCCTATCCGTCTATGTCCCGGTGGTGTCTGTTATGCTGTTGGTAAATGTATAA